A window from Alkalicoccobacillus plakortidis encodes these proteins:
- a CDS encoding pyridoxamine 5'-phosphate oxidase family protein, with product MNIIDENKNSRILLEDILSRPLFAHLSTADENGPRESPLWFLWDEGSIWMLGSYQSNSFTKRIETEPRCAIGIVDFKVETGLVHHVGLRGKAVLEAQQEDRVRKLLSKYMGDFERWDPRFHGVLGDLDWLFVRFNPETVVVRDQSYQLR from the coding sequence ATGAACATTATAGATGAAAACAAAAACTCGCGAATTTTACTTGAAGACATTCTTTCACGCCCGCTTTTTGCACACCTATCAACAGCTGATGAAAACGGACCACGTGAGTCTCCGCTTTGGTTTTTGTGGGATGAGGGTTCAATTTGGATGCTCGGTAGTTACCAGTCTAACTCGTTTACTAAACGAATTGAAACAGAACCACGTTGCGCAATTGGAATCGTGGACTTTAAAGTTGAAACGGGACTTGTGCATCATGTAGGCTTACGTGGCAAAGCAGTTCTTGAAGCTCAGCAGGAAGACCGTGTCAGAAAACTCTTAAGCAAATATATGGGGGATTTTGAACGATGGGATCCAAGATTTCATGGCGTATTAGGTGATTTAGATTGGTTATTTGTTCGATTTAACCCGGAAACGGTTGTAGTGAGAGATCAATCTTATCAGTTGCGATAA
- a CDS encoding phosphotransferase family protein → MDLGSPIASGNTASIYLSEGNVIKLFNDGMDRSYVLYEANKQKSVHNSGLFVPEVLEVKQIEGKQAILMEYIEGSTLGDLCHHNMEKVERYLRISVDVQQKVHMISTVYSLEKMTTKLTRQIESVNKLSSLQKRDLIEKMNSFSFEQKLCHGDFHLFNLILSNEEVAIIDWVDASLGDIRADVYRTYLLYTQHSDDIAETYLRLYCESSGLSKEEIFQWAPIIAGARLSENVATEDSDRLLEIVNQYS, encoded by the coding sequence ATGGATTTAGGTTCACCCATTGCATCTGGAAACACCGCCTCGATCTATCTAAGTGAAGGAAACGTGATTAAGCTTTTTAATGATGGTATGGATCGTTCTTATGTATTATATGAAGCAAATAAGCAAAAATCTGTACATAACTCGGGACTTTTTGTTCCAGAAGTATTAGAAGTTAAGCAAATTGAAGGAAAACAAGCTATTTTGATGGAATATATAGAAGGTAGCACATTAGGTGACCTCTGCCATCATAATATGGAAAAAGTGGAGCGTTACTTAAGGATATCAGTAGATGTGCAGCAAAAAGTTCATATGATCTCAACAGTGTATTCACTTGAGAAGATGACTACTAAATTAACTCGCCAGATCGAATCAGTAAATAAACTATCCAGTCTTCAAAAAAGAGATTTAATTGAGAAAATGAATTCATTTTCATTTGAACAAAAACTGTGTCATGGAGATTTTCATCTTTTTAATCTGATTTTATCAAATGAGGAAGTAGCGATAATCGATTGGGTTGATGCTAGTTTGGGGGATATTCGTGCTGATGTGTATCGCACGTATTTATTGTACACTCAACATTCAGACGACATAGCAGAAACGTACCTCCGCTTATATTGTGAGAGCAGTGGCTTGTCAAAAGAGGAAATTTTTCAATGGGCACCAATCATTGCTGGAGCCAGATTATCAGAGAATGTCGCAACCGAAGACTCAGACCGACTTTTAGAGATTGTCAATCAGTACAGCTGA